The proteins below come from a single Bartonella schoenbuchensis R1 genomic window:
- a CDS encoding UDP-N-acetylmuramoylalanyl-D-glutamyl-2,6-diaminopimelate--D-alanyl-D-alanine ligase: MTVLWDKQTLLSVMNGLSVGCLPETFSGISIDSRSLIEGDIFFCIKGNSLDGHDFAAQAYAKGAGVLVVAQNRLAEMKMLAAPLIVVPDVLKALEKLAQAARERSKAKIIAVTGSVGKTTTKEALKQALGTVGRVYANLGSFNNCWGVPLTLARMPADSDYGIFEIGMNHKDEIRPLVKLVRPHVALITHIAAGHIGFFKNLEEIADAKAEIFEGLDDEGVALLNADSHFFSRLVQKAEQCGVKKILSFGESQGANYQAKEIHLLTDCSCMTMHFSNQDITVKIGAPGRHIVQNILGVLAVCDVVGADLTRVSLALNCFSLPKGRGNRYRLSLPNGGEFHLIDESYNANPASMRAALDLLAAGPVGTRGRKIAILGDMLELGVYSEKLHRDLVKPICISGANPVFLVGKAMKFLADELSTYIKVYYSEYIEELLPLILQEISEGDLIMIKSSHSVGLSRIVVALLDRYKKISL; the protein is encoded by the coding sequence ATGACAGTTTTATGGGATAAACAGACACTTCTTTCTGTTATGAATGGTCTATCGGTTGGATGCTTGCCAGAGACTTTTTCGGGGATTTCTATTGATAGTAGATCTCTTATAGAGGGTGATATTTTTTTCTGTATTAAGGGTAATAGTCTAGACGGTCATGATTTTGCTGCACAAGCTTACGCGAAAGGTGCTGGAGTTCTTGTGGTTGCGCAAAATCGTTTGGCTGAAATGAAGATGTTAGCTGCCCCATTGATTGTAGTCCCCGATGTTTTAAAAGCGTTAGAAAAACTTGCGCAAGCAGCACGTGAGCGTTCAAAAGCTAAAATTATAGCTGTTACAGGTTCTGTTGGAAAAACAACAACAAAAGAAGCTCTTAAACAAGCACTTGGAACTGTTGGAAGGGTTTATGCTAATCTTGGTTCTTTCAACAATTGTTGGGGTGTTCCCTTAACTTTAGCACGTATGCCTGCAGATAGTGATTATGGTATATTTGAGATTGGGATGAATCATAAGGATGAAATTCGCCCTTTGGTAAAATTAGTTCGCCCACATGTAGCTTTGATTACTCATATTGCTGCTGGACATATAGGTTTTTTTAAAAATCTTGAAGAGATTGCAGATGCAAAAGCTGAAATTTTTGAAGGACTGGATGATGAAGGTGTAGCTCTTTTAAATGCGGACAGTCATTTTTTTTCTCGTTTGGTTCAAAAAGCAGAACAATGTGGTGTAAAAAAAATCTTGAGCTTTGGAGAATCGCAAGGTGCTAATTACCAGGCAAAAGAGATTCATCTTTTGACAGATTGTTCTTGCATGACTATGCATTTTTCCAACCAAGATATAACGGTTAAAATTGGTGCTCCTGGGCGGCATATTGTACAAAATATTTTGGGCGTTTTAGCGGTTTGTGATGTAGTTGGTGCTGATTTAACACGTGTTTCACTTGCTTTAAATTGTTTTTCTCTTCCAAAAGGCAGAGGTAACCGCTATCGACTATCTTTGCCAAATGGAGGAGAATTTCATTTAATTGATGAAAGTTATAATGCCAATCCTGCTTCTATGCGTGCTGCCCTTGATCTTCTTGCTGCGGGACCAGTCGGTACACGTGGTCGTAAAATAGCAATTTTGGGTGATATGCTTGAGTTAGGAGTTTATAGTGAAAAGCTTCATCGTGATCTGGTGAAGCCAATATGTATTTCTGGTGCTAATCCGGTTTTTTTAGTTGGAAAAGCAATGAAATTTTTGGCTGATGAGCTTTCTACTTATATCAAAGTTTATTACTCTGAATATATTGAGGAACTTTTACCGCTTATTTTACAAGAAATTTCAGAAGGCGATCTTATTATGATTAAATCATCTCATAG
- a CDS encoding peptidoglycan D,D-transpeptidase FtsI family protein: protein MRLLLLFSRKKKLNDQLSSPDLPIYRSYFNRSRLIFSLLCFLILYGIMAKCLISYGLQGGQIEEAKGPGALQLAARPDIIDRNGRLLATDIETYSLFAEPRRIIDIDETIELISTVLPQLNWQETYKRLKRKSRFSWVQRGLTPTQKAQIMALGIPGIGFRAEVRRFYPGGPIASHILGMVNVDNQGIAGIEKYIDDTGLSVLRDAGLATEALLKPVQLSIDIRVQAIVRDELMKGMERYKALAAGAVILNIHTGEVVAMVSVPDFDPGNPVDALKGDRLNRMTAGTFEMGSIIKSFTTAMALDSEVFHLNSIIDASKPIQVSHSRFIRDFHGKNRFLTLWEVFVYSSNIGSAREALEIGIDGHRDFFKRLGLLDRMTTELPEVASPVLPRRWRDIDSMTISFGHGMATTPLQTAVGTAALMNGGWLIEPTFLKRTEAQAVQHAKQVLHPRTSQDMRYLYQLNSVIGSGRNAKVEGYRIGGKTGTAEKVVNGKYSKMKNFNSFLAAFPMDNPSYVVLTIVDEPQPEEGKRSAVAAMNAAPMLANIIRRSASFLGVKSDFKKEYELTLSTTNNSALFKTTVNN from the coding sequence ATGCGATTATTGCTCCTGTTTTCACGCAAAAAGAAATTAAACGACCAATTGAGCAGCCCGGATCTTCCTATTTATCGCTCATATTTTAACCGTTCACGATTGATTTTTTCTCTACTGTGTTTTCTTATTTTGTACGGTATTATGGCGAAGTGCCTTATTTCTTATGGGCTTCAAGGTGGCCAGATTGAAGAAGCAAAAGGACCGGGAGCATTACAGCTGGCTGCTCGACCTGATATTATTGATCGTAATGGGCGTTTATTGGCAACAGATATTGAAACTTATTCACTTTTTGCCGAACCACGGCGCATTATTGATATAGATGAAACAATAGAATTGATTTCAACAGTTTTACCTCAGCTTAATTGGCAAGAAACTTATAAGCGCTTAAAAAGAAAATCTCGTTTTTCTTGGGTCCAACGTGGGTTAACTCCAACACAAAAAGCACAAATTATGGCACTTGGTATTCCAGGTATTGGTTTTCGTGCTGAAGTACGTCGTTTTTATCCAGGTGGGCCTATAGCTTCGCATATTCTTGGTATGGTTAATGTTGATAATCAAGGCATAGCAGGCATAGAAAAATATATTGATGATACGGGTTTGAGTGTTCTTCGAGATGCTGGTCTTGCAACTGAGGCATTGTTGAAACCAGTTCAACTTTCGATTGATATACGTGTTCAGGCAATTGTGCGTGATGAGCTTATGAAGGGGATGGAGCGCTATAAAGCGCTTGCTGCAGGAGCTGTTATTTTAAACATCCATACCGGTGAGGTCGTTGCTATGGTATCTGTGCCTGATTTTGACCCTGGGAATCCTGTTGATGCTCTTAAAGGTGACCGCCTTAATCGGATGACAGCTGGAACTTTTGAAATGGGATCAATTATCAAAAGCTTTACTACTGCGATGGCACTTGATTCAGAAGTTTTTCATTTAAATAGTATCATTGATGCTTCAAAACCAATTCAAGTAAGTCATAGTCGTTTTATTCGTGATTTTCATGGGAAAAATCGCTTTTTAACGCTGTGGGAGGTGTTTGTTTATTCTTCTAATATCGGCTCTGCTCGAGAAGCATTAGAAATAGGGATTGATGGACATCGTGATTTTTTTAAACGTCTTGGTTTACTTGACCGTATGACAACAGAATTACCTGAAGTTGCTAGTCCTGTTTTGCCGCGTCGTTGGCGGGATATAGATTCTATGACGATTTCTTTTGGTCATGGTATGGCAACAACACCATTGCAAACAGCGGTAGGAACAGCTGCTTTAATGAATGGTGGCTGGCTGATTGAACCCACATTTTTAAAGCGAACTGAAGCACAAGCTGTGCAACATGCTAAACAAGTGTTACACCCCCGGACTAGCCAAGATATGCGCTACCTTTATCAGTTAAATAGTGTTATTGGTTCTGGGCGTAATGCAAAGGTGGAAGGTTATCGTATTGGCGGTAAGACAGGAACAGCTGAAAAAGTTGTAAATGGAAAATATTCTAAGATGAAGAATTTCAACAGTTTTCTTGCTGCTTTTCCTATGGATAATCCTTCTTACGTTGTTTTAACGATTGTTGATGAACCTCAGCCTGAAGAAGGCAAACGCTCAGCAGTGGCAGCAATGAATGCAGCACCGATGCTTGCGAATATTATTCGTCGTTCAGCCAGTTTTCTTGGAGTAAAATCAGATTTTAAAAAAGAATATGAGCTAACTTTAAGTACAACTAATAATTCTGCATTATTTAAGACAACGGTAAACAATTAA
- the ftsL gene encoding cell division protein FtsL — protein MTFFRTLDVVLVTVMICMAAITYKVKYDVQKQIGEAYRLEREITAEKNMVRLLHAEWAVMIEPSRMQKLAEHYQKELGLEIIQPRQIVELKDIPARLYDQIDELIKKNTFEEDKALLVKNHVSQNDNVIQKGVQ, from the coding sequence ATGACATTTTTTCGTACATTGGATGTGGTTTTAGTGACTGTTATGATTTGTATGGCAGCTATTACTTATAAGGTAAAATATGATGTCCAAAAACAAATTGGCGAAGCATATCGTCTTGAACGGGAGATTACAGCAGAAAAAAATATGGTAAGACTTTTGCATGCTGAGTGGGCTGTGATGATAGAACCATCACGTATGCAAAAACTTGCAGAACATTATCAAAAAGAACTAGGTTTGGAGATAATACAACCTCGTCAGATTGTAGAATTGAAAGATATTCCAGCACGTTTATATGATCAAATTGACGAATTGATTAAGAAAAATACCTTTGAAGAAGATAAGGCTCTTCTTGTTAAAAATCATGTTTCTCAAAATGATAACGTTATTCAAAAAGGTGTGCAGTAA
- the ettA gene encoding energy-dependent translational throttle protein EttA, translating into MARQFIYHMAGVNKVYGNKKILENIHLSFYPDAKIGILGPNGAGKSTILRIMSGLDKEYTGEAWLSEGARCGYLPQEPVLDPSKDVWGNVMEGVADKQAILDRYNELMMNYSDETADESAKLQDIIDSQNLWDLDNQVEMAMAALGCPPGEEGVTKLSGGERRRVALCKLLLSKPDLLLLDEPTNHLDAETTAWLERHLREYPGAVLLITHDRYFLDNVTGWILELDRGKGIPYEGNYSAYLSAKAKRMAQEGREEAARQRALSREKEWIASSPKARQAKSKARIRAYDELVQAARERRPGDAQIIIPVGERLGQVVIEVDNLSKAYGERVLIDSLSFKLPAGGIVGVIGANGVGKSTLFKMLTGQEQPDSGTVRIGETVQMSYIDQNRDALAGDKTVWEEISGGDDIIKLGKYEMNSRAYCGAFNFKGSDQQQKVANLSGGQRNRVHLAKLLKNGGNVLLLDEPTNDLDTETLGALEDALENFAGCAVVISHDRMFLDRLATHILAFEGNGHVEWFEGNFAEYEADKLRRLGPDAINLKRVNYKPLAR; encoded by the coding sequence ATGGCGCGTCAATTTATCTATCATATGGCTGGAGTCAATAAGGTTTACGGCAATAAGAAAATTTTGGAAAATATTCATTTATCTTTTTATCCAGATGCTAAGATTGGTATTTTAGGGCCGAATGGTGCAGGTAAGTCAACGATTTTGCGTATTATGAGTGGGTTAGATAAAGAATATACAGGAGAAGCGTGGCTTTCTGAAGGAGCGCGTTGTGGTTATCTTCCGCAAGAACCTGTTCTTGACCCCAGCAAGGATGTGTGGGGTAATGTGATGGAAGGGGTTGCAGATAAGCAAGCAATTTTAGATCGCTATAATGAATTGATGATGAATTACAGTGATGAAACAGCCGATGAAAGTGCTAAACTTCAGGATATTATTGACAGCCAAAATCTTTGGGATTTAGACAATCAAGTAGAAATGGCCATGGCTGCTCTTGGTTGCCCACCAGGGGAGGAGGGTGTAACTAAACTTTCAGGTGGTGAAAGGCGGCGTGTTGCGCTTTGTAAATTACTTTTGTCAAAACCTGATTTATTACTTTTAGATGAACCAACAAACCATTTAGATGCTGAAACTACAGCTTGGCTTGAAAGGCATTTACGTGAGTATCCAGGTGCAGTACTTCTGATTACGCATGATCGTTATTTTCTCGATAATGTAACGGGTTGGATATTAGAATTAGATCGCGGTAAAGGTATTCCTTATGAGGGAAATTATTCTGCTTATTTGAGTGCTAAAGCTAAACGTATGGCACAAGAGGGGCGGGAAGAAGCTGCTCGTCAACGTGCATTGTCACGCGAAAAGGAATGGATAGCTTCCAGTCCGAAAGCGCGCCAAGCAAAATCAAAAGCTCGTATCAGGGCTTATGATGAATTGGTTCAGGCTGCGCGTGAACGCCGTCCTGGAGATGCGCAAATTATTATACCAGTTGGAGAAAGATTGGGACAGGTTGTTATTGAGGTTGATAATTTGTCAAAAGCATATGGTGAGCGTGTATTGATCGATTCTCTTTCTTTCAAGCTTCCTGCCGGTGGAATTGTGGGCGTTATTGGTGCCAATGGTGTAGGGAAGTCTACCTTATTTAAAATGTTAACAGGGCAGGAACAGCCTGATTCAGGTACAGTACGCATCGGGGAAACGGTTCAGATGAGTTATATTGACCAGAATCGCGATGCATTGGCAGGAGATAAGACTGTTTGGGAGGAAATCTCTGGTGGAGATGACATTATTAAGTTAGGCAAATATGAAATGAATAGCCGTGCTTATTGTGGTGCATTTAACTTTAAAGGTTCAGATCAGCAGCAAAAGGTGGCGAATTTATCGGGAGGGCAGCGCAATCGTGTTCATTTAGCTAAACTTTTAAAAAATGGAGGTAATGTTCTTCTTCTTGACGAACCTACAAACGATCTTGATACAGAAACATTAGGTGCGTTAGAAGATGCACTGGAAAATTTTGCTGGTTGTGCAGTTGTGATATCGCATGATCGTATGTTTCTTGATAGGTTGGCTACTCATATTTTGGCGTTTGAAGGTAATGGTCATGTGGAATGGTTTGAAGGTAATTTTGCTGAATATGAAGCTGATAAACTTCGTCGTCTTGGGCCAGATGCTATTAATCTTAAACGTGTCAATTATAAACCTCTCGCCCGTTAA
- the pncA gene encoding bifunctional nicotinamidase/pyrazinamidase: protein MEKKALIVIDVQNDFLPGGALAVPQSDTIIPAVNDLINRFDHVILTQDWHPKGHCSFASSYPHKSLYDTVKLDYGFQTLWPDHCVQGTQGAKFHTSLMLGKAQLILRKGYHQKIDSCSAFFENDQKTPTGLQSYLKERGFTQLIICGLATDFCVGFSALHAVKCGFKVSVSLNACAGIDLNGSLNTMLKTMNETGIELLMTL from the coding sequence ATGGAAAAAAAAGCCTTAATCGTTATCGATGTACAAAATGACTTCTTACCAGGAGGAGCACTTGCAGTCCCACAAAGCGATACTATTATACCTGCCGTCAATGACCTTATAAACCGTTTTGACCATGTCATTTTAACCCAAGATTGGCACCCAAAAGGCCATTGCAGCTTTGCTTCTTCCTATCCCCACAAATCTCTTTATGATACGGTTAAGCTTGACTACGGATTTCAAACACTGTGGCCCGATCATTGTGTACAAGGAACACAAGGAGCGAAATTTCATACGTCTCTCATGCTTGGTAAAGCACAACTTATCCTTCGAAAAGGTTATCATCAGAAAATTGACAGTTGTTCTGCTTTTTTTGAAAATGACCAAAAAACACCAACAGGCTTACAAAGTTATCTCAAAGAGCGTGGTTTTACACAATTAATTATATGTGGTTTGGCTACTGATTTCTGTGTAGGATTTTCTGCACTTCACGCCGTAAAATGCGGCTTTAAAGTGAGTGTTTCACTGAACGCTTGTGCCGGTATTGATCTAAATGGATCATTAAATACGATGCTTAAAACTATGAATGAAACCGGCATAGAGCTCTTAATGACATTATAA
- a CDS encoding DUF475 domain-containing protein, with protein sequence MALLGYFRWAFFFTIIGVFGGGFVGWFETGSLIGFLKYFFICCVLGILEISLSFDNSIINARILGKMDQLWSRRFLTWGILIAVFGMRIIFPLLIVAFAAWISPIAAVKLALWEPHQYAEILANAHVGIAAFGGTFLMMVGLKYFFDPKKEVHWLAFIEKPAQKVGSFVGVDIAIVLILMLFFLGQITTENKLTVLFAMLYGLLTFLVVEAVSSLLDSQKNTLVTIAKGGVGSFLYLEILDASFSFDGVMSAFAFSHNLFIIAIGLGIGAFYVRAITIMLVETGTLLHYRYLEHGAFYAILVLAVIMYIQIIMPVPEALTGLIGVCILGVAFYSSIRFKYKTLSPE encoded by the coding sequence ATGGCCCTATTAGGCTATTTTAGATGGGCTTTTTTCTTCACAATTATTGGTGTTTTTGGGGGTGGATTTGTTGGTTGGTTTGAGACGGGTAGTCTCATTGGTTTTTTAAAATATTTTTTCATTTGCTGTGTTTTGGGAATTTTAGAAATTTCTTTATCTTTTGATAATTCTATTATCAATGCACGTATTCTTGGAAAGATGGATCAGCTATGGTCCCGTCGCTTTTTGACATGGGGCATTTTAATAGCAGTATTTGGTATGAGAATTATTTTTCCATTACTGATTGTTGCTTTTGCAGCTTGGATTAGTCCAATTGCAGCAGTCAAATTAGCACTATGGGAGCCACATCAGTATGCTGAAATTTTGGCAAATGCTCATGTGGGTATTGCTGCTTTTGGGGGAACTTTCCTCATGATGGTTGGTTTAAAATATTTTTTTGATCCTAAAAAAGAGGTGCATTGGCTAGCATTTATTGAGAAACCAGCTCAGAAGGTTGGTTCATTTGTTGGAGTTGATATTGCTATTGTTTTAATTCTGATGTTATTTTTCTTAGGGCAAATTACAACAGAAAATAAGCTGACTGTTTTATTTGCCATGCTTTATGGACTTTTAACATTTTTAGTGGTTGAAGCAGTTAGTTCACTTTTGGATTCCCAAAAAAATACTTTAGTCACTATTGCTAAGGGAGGAGTGGGCTCATTTCTTTATTTAGAAATTCTGGATGCTAGCTTTTCTTTTGATGGTGTTATGAGTGCTTTTGCTTTTTCACATAATCTTTTTATTATTGCAATTGGACTTGGTATCGGTGCATTTTATGTACGTGCTATAACTATCATGTTGGTTGAAACAGGAACATTGTTGCATTACCGCTATTTGGAACATGGTGCTTTTTACGCAATTTTGGTACTTGCAGTGATTATGTATATACAAATTATTATGCCGGTGCCTGAAGCATTAACAGGACTTATTGGTGTATGTATTCTTGGAGTAGCATTTTATTCCTCCATTCGCTTTAAATATAAAACATTATCTCCCGAATAA
- a CDS encoding helix-turn-helix domain-containing protein: protein MARPETEAKTVFGKRLRHVRLALGDPSRETLAKNFSMTKNSIAFYERGEREPNLSVLQAYRTLYGVNINWLLTGQGKMFDTECTRSEFDWNYFIKKIEAIEDILTKNDHNDTLNQKKIENSYEKLQQYLLTQGISNGLNPKAITSLVNMKANMANSYALSLFIDLLIRSISHKETTAS from the coding sequence GTGGCACGTCCTGAAACTGAAGCAAAAACTGTATTTGGAAAACGTTTACGTCATGTACGCCTCGCTTTAGGCGATCCGTCACGTGAAACATTAGCTAAAAATTTTAGCATGACAAAAAATTCCATTGCCTTTTATGAGCGTGGAGAAAGAGAACCTAACCTTAGCGTATTACAAGCATATCGCACGTTGTATGGAGTCAACATTAATTGGCTTTTAACTGGACAAGGAAAAATGTTTGACACCGAATGCACTAGAAGTGAATTCGATTGGAATTATTTTATTAAAAAAATTGAAGCAATTGAAGATATTCTTACCAAAAATGATCATAACGATACACTAAATCAAAAAAAGATTGAAAATTCTTATGAAAAATTACAGCAATATCTTTTGACACAAGGTATATCCAATGGTCTCAATCCAAAGGCAATTACTTCTCTGGTCAATATGAAAGCAAATATGGCCAACTCTTATGCTCTTAGTTTGTTTATCGATTTACTTATTCGAAGCATCTCGCACAAAGAAACGACCGCTAGCTAA
- a CDS encoding lysozyme — MARRISKDCLNYLKKWEGLRLNAYQDASGVWTIGYGHTGKAGKPDVVEGMVITKQKAETMLLTDLQKYEAAVEKSVCVDLSDEQFGALVSFCYNVGVNAFQRSTLLKKLNKGDYEAVPAELQKWTMADGKRLKGLVHRRAAEAGLWATSAYVSSNYQAVEAKESTSAFKVEMLAPIIGSFSGLGGLLAGNGPVQWAFAAIMVLAACVGVAFVAQRFWEQRL; from the coding sequence ATGGCACGAAGAATAAGTAAAGACTGTTTAAACTATTTAAAAAAATGGGAAGGTTTGCGACTGAACGCTTATCAAGATGCATCTGGTGTTTGGACCATTGGATATGGCCATACGGGAAAAGCTGGTAAACCAGATGTTGTTGAGGGTATGGTGATTACCAAGCAAAAAGCTGAAACCATGCTGTTAACTGATTTGCAGAAATATGAAGCAGCAGTAGAAAAATCAGTTTGCGTTGATTTAAGTGATGAGCAGTTTGGGGCTCTTGTTTCATTTTGTTATAATGTTGGTGTGAATGCTTTTCAACGCTCTACCTTGCTTAAAAAGCTTAATAAAGGGGATTATGAAGCTGTACCGGCTGAATTACAAAAATGGACAATGGCTGATGGCAAACGTTTGAAAGGGTTAGTCCACAGGCGTGCTGCTGAAGCGGGGTTATGGGCAACGAGTGCTTATGTTTCTTCTAATTATCAAGCAGTAGAAGCAAAAGAATCAACAAGTGCTTTTAAAGTAGAAATGTTAGCTCCCATCATCGGGTCTTTTTCTGGGCTTGGAGGGTTGCTTGCTGGTAATGGTCCGGTTCAGTGGGCTTTTGCTGCAATTATGGTTTTAGCAGCTTGTGTAGGCGTTGCTTTTGTTGCTCAACGTTTTTGGGAGCAACGGTTATGA
- a CDS encoding phage tail protein, producing MSDIYDWSLTADTNAHSDDIINWAQGQPPSSVNNSARAMMQRIREYLADNGGTIEAKFIVNSEGKTTSITLNTISPITEYKNDVFIRFRASDTNVGATTITVNRLSEKPVYKMTDAGVISLEGGELQKDGIYELIYNNSTLTRSLDGWYLLNPTPKTPPQIEIFPPGFIATFAMKALPNGWLLCDGASYERVKYPRLFKAIGEHWGTDSDTTFKVPDFRGMFLRGFDDGRGIDKDRKFAEKQQDSLKAHTHGCTVQSAGAHVHQFQYEALRRPGSPIGGKNPAFYSQNIRANTSSAGAHTHSATISSTGAAETRPVNTTVVYAIKS from the coding sequence ATGTCTGATATTTATGATTGGTCACTGACAGCGGATACAAACGCACACTCAGATGATATTATTAATTGGGCACAAGGACAGCCGCCTAGTTCTGTTAATAATAGTGCCCGTGCTATGATGCAGCGTATACGAGAATATCTTGCAGATAATGGCGGGACAATTGAAGCAAAATTTATCGTCAATAGTGAAGGTAAGACAACATCAATTACATTGAACACGATTTCCCCCATCACGGAATATAAGAATGATGTCTTTATACGTTTTAGAGCAAGCGACACAAATGTTGGTGCGACAACAATAACCGTCAATCGTTTGAGTGAAAAGCCTGTTTATAAGATGACCGATGCAGGTGTTATATCCTTAGAAGGCGGTGAGCTGCAAAAGGATGGCATTTATGAGCTGATCTATAATAACAGCACACTAACAAGAAGTCTTGATGGTTGGTATTTATTAAACCCAACCCCAAAAACACCTCCTCAGATAGAAATTTTTCCCCCTGGGTTTATTGCGACATTTGCTATGAAAGCATTACCTAATGGTTGGCTTTTGTGTGATGGTGCAAGTTATGAGCGTGTAAAATATCCTCGTTTATTCAAAGCAATAGGTGAGCATTGGGGGACAGATAGTGATACTACTTTTAAGGTACCCGATTTTAGGGGGATGTTTTTACGTGGTTTTGATGATGGGCGCGGTATAGATAAAGATAGAAAGTTTGCTGAAAAGCAGCAAGATAGCTTGAAAGCGCATACACATGGCTGCACCGTTCAATCAGCAGGGGCGCATGTGCACCAGTTTCAGTATGAGGCGTTAAGAAGACCTGGCAGTCCTATTGGTGGAAAAAACCCTGCCTTTTATAGCCAAAATATAAGAGCAAATACAAGCTCAGCAGGTGCCCATACGCATAGTGCAACAATTTCTTCAACAGGTGCAGCAGAAACACGCCCTGTTAATACAACGGTTGTTTACGCCATAAAATCATAA
- a CDS encoding transglycosylase SLT domain-containing protein, producing MINFHPHVHSAISQAAQRYDLPESFLKRVAMIESGGDPNARNKKSSAGGLYQFLDSTARQYKLDNKFDPLQSIDAMARLTKDNIRYLQTALGRAPSEAELYLAHQQGPAGAARLIKNPDAPASQLLSSQAIALNGGRPGATAGDFMNHVYQQYNRTAQPEQGYRNTVPPRGMQRLQNVMQGDQLVAQNAPLQEQGGHADFPKKGVDGLTQLIKENAQNYDQQIQLAQNQMMQQPVFAQGGTRPADLTPLISPRRQPSSFNGRQRGDQLRKEFLTRAGVYNV from the coding sequence ATGATTAATTTTCATCCTCATGTTCACAGTGCCATTTCCCAAGCGGCACAAAGGTATGATTTACCCGAAAGCTTTCTTAAACGCGTGGCGATGATAGAAAGTGGTGGTGATCCCAATGCAAGAAATAAGAAGAGTAGTGCAGGTGGGCTTTATCAATTTTTAGATTCCACAGCACGCCAATATAAGCTGGATAATAAGTTTGATCCCCTTCAATCGATTGATGCAATGGCGCGGTTAACCAAAGACAATATCCGTTATTTGCAAACAGCTTTGGGAAGAGCCCCTTCAGAAGCTGAACTTTACTTAGCACACCAACAAGGGCCAGCGGGGGCTGCAAGGCTTATTAAGAACCCCGATGCACCAGCAAGCCAGCTGTTAAGCTCACAAGCAATAGCCCTTAATGGTGGGCGCCCTGGTGCAACAGCAGGTGATTTTATGAATCATGTTTATCAGCAGTACAATAGAACAGCACAACCTGAGCAAGGTTATAGGAATACAGTTCCACCACGTGGCATGCAAAGACTTCAAAATGTAATGCAGGGTGATCAATTGGTGGCACAGAATGCTCCATTGCAGGAGCAGGGTGGTCATGCTGATTTTCCAAAAAAAGGCGTGGATGGTTTAACGCAGTTAATCAAAGAGAATGCGCAAAATTATGATCAACAAATACAGCTGGCACAAAATCAAATGATGCAGCAACCTGTGTTTGCACAAGGTGGGACACGCCCTGCGGATTTAACGCCTTTGATTAGTCCTCGCCGCCAGCCATCTTCTTTCAATGGTCGACAAAGAGGAGATCAATTACGCAAAGAGTTCTTAACAAGGGCAGGAGTTTATAATGTCTGA
- a CDS encoding tail fiber domain-containing protein — translation MIDANNQQKLDAEREKWEQQNNLEWDQLGKLLAAGGAVSGNYGTQTGQATTLVPNNPWATVGGVGGIFGGLTGLSDRRAKENIVEVGYRDGHKLYDYNYKGCSQRYRGVMAQDVLATNPEAVFLNTATGFLHVDYSKLGFNMERVA, via the coding sequence TTGATTGATGCCAATAATCAGCAAAAACTGGATGCAGAGCGAGAAAAATGGGAGCAACAGAATAATCTTGAATGGGATCAGTTAGGTAAATTACTCGCTGCAGGAGGGGCTGTTTCTGGCAATTACGGGACACAAACAGGGCAAGCGACAACGCTTGTTCCAAATAACCCATGGGCAACTGTTGGTGGTGTTGGGGGCATTTTTGGTGGACTTACGGGGTTGAGTGATCGAAGAGCCAAGGAGAACATTGTTGAGGTTGGGTATAGAGATGGCCACAAACTCTATGATTATAACTACAAAGGGTGCTCTCAGCGTTATCGAGGGGTGATGGCGCAAGATGTTCTTGCAACAAACCCTGAGGCTGTTTTCTTAAATACTGCCACCGGATTCTTGCATGTTGATTATAGCAAGCTTGGTTTTAATATGGAAAGGGTTGCCTAA